A region from the Medicago truncatula cultivar Jemalong A17 chromosome 6, MtrunA17r5.0-ANR, whole genome shotgun sequence genome encodes:
- the LOC25496128 gene encoding probable endo-1,3(4)-beta-glucanase ARB_01444: MSLKLPKQPTMGPTFRGGSPFLTVSVTKPTPLSISTIHAILSFSSNDNLTKFTFHLNNDQAWILYASLPIKLSHELSEITSEAFSSIIRIALFPDFNSKNEDILDKYTQFLLPSVSDYKYKSIDGELVGVVGDSWLLKTDSVSVTWHTSKGVKEESHDKIVSALSKDVEGLKSSPITTTSSYFYGKLIARAARLALITEEVNYLDAIPIVKKYLKESIEPWLDGTFNGNGFLYDKKWGGIITKQGSTDTGADFGFGIYNDHHYHLGYFLYGIAL; the protein is encoded by the exons ATGTCGCTGAAATTGCCAAAACAACCAACCATGGGACCTACTTTTAGAGG AGGAAGTCCCTTTTTGACTGTTTCTGTAACAAAACCAACACCTCTTTCCATTTCCACCATTCATGccattctttccttttcttcaaatGATAACCTTACCAAATTCACCTTTCATCTTAACAATGATCAAGCATGGATCCTATACGCTTCCTTGCCAATCAAGTTAAGTCATGAACTTTCTGAGATCACTTCTGAGGCCTTTTCCAGCATAATTCGGATTGCTTTATTTCCGGATTTCAATTCAAAAAACGAGGATATTCTTGACAAGTACACACAATTCTTGTTACCCTCTGTCAG TGATTATAAGTATAAAAGCATTGATGGTGAACTTGTTGGAGTTGTTGGTGATTCATGGCTTTTGAAAACCGATTCTGTTTCTGTAACTTGGCATACAAGCAAAGGTGTAAAAGAAGAATCACATGACAAAATTGTTTCAGCTCTTTCGAAAGATGTTGAAGGTCTAAAGTCATCACCGATAACAACGACATCATCTTACTTTTATGGAAAATTGATAGCAAGAGCTGCAAGGTTAGCATTGATAACTGAAGAGGTGAATTACCTTGATGCAATTCCAATTGTGAAGAAGTACTTGAAGGAATCCATTGAGCCTTGGCTTGatggaacttttaatggaaatgGATTTCtctatgataaaaaatgggGAGGTATTATAACGAAACAAGGTTCTACTGATACCGGTGCTGATTTCGGGTTTGGAATTTATAATGACCATCATTATCATTTAGGTTACTTTCTCTATGGAATTGCACTGTAg